Within the Scytonema millei VB511283 genome, the region GAAAAGCTATCGTGGAATATTTGTTCAAAGCGGGTAGCAATTTGCAATTCGTCGGTTAGGTATCGCAACCAATACGTTGGTTTCCCCGTAGAACCCGATGACGCGGCTACCATATCGCATCTTTCTAGTTGTCCGTGCCGACAAAAACTTGGTAGGGAATGACAGCGCAGGTAGTTATCTTTTGTCAGTAGTGGCAGTTGTTGAAAGTCTGCCAAAGTTTGAATTGCTGTTGGCTCGATTCCCCGTCCCGTCAAAAAAGTTTTGTATGCTGGTACAGTTGCAGCCACATCGCGAAATAACTCTAAGGCAGCAGCTTGAGGAGAAACTTGTTGATGCTTGCTTAGTTTCGTTGCTAGAGGTGTAGTGAAAAACTCTTGCAAGGCGGTTAATACGCGATCGCTTTGTTCTTGCTGCATTACCTGTGATTGTTTTTGACCAACCGGATTGGGACGATCTTATCAAGACTATTGGATCAAAGTCGATTTAATCGATCTTGCTCTGTTATAGCGGTTTTCAATTGGGTAAAACACGCAATCTGTAGGGGGCGCACAGCTAGCTGTGCGCCCCCTACAAACGTCACGCACGCAATCGAGAATTGCTATGATTCTATTCTCGCTGCTGTTCTATACCTGTCTACCTCTCTAACTGGTAATGTTGTTCCTTACCAAAATCTCTACAATGTTAAGTAAGGTAAAGCTGTTGTTTAGAGATTGAGAGTTAGGAAAACAATAATGATATTCGGATTTGGTAAAAAAATCGCTATGCCTTCTCCCCAGGAGGCTTTACCCGGACGGTCGCAAGCAATGCCCGTGCCTCAGACTCACTACACAAATGGAAATCCTCTCAAGCCGCCATATCCTGCTGGTATGGAGACAGCAATGTTCGGTATGGGCTGTTTTTGGGGTGCAGAACGCAAGTTTTGGCAGCTAGATGGCGTTTTTATCACTGCTGTTGGCTACGCGGCTGGCTACACGCCCAACCCCACTTATAAAGAAGTTTGTTCGGGGATGACGGGTCACAATGAAGTTGTGTTTGTCGTCTACGATCCCAAAGTCATCAGTTACGAACAATTGCTGAAAGTTTTTTGGGAAAACCACGACCCAACTCAGGGTATGCGACAAGGAAATGATGTCGGAACCCAATACCGTTCGGGAATTTACGTCTATTCTGACGAACAGAAAGAATTAGCGATCGCAACGCGAGATACTTATCAGCAAGCCTTGACTCAGGCGGGATATGACAAGATAACCACTGAAATTATCGATGCTCCTGAGTTTTATTGGGCAGAGGAATATCATCAACAATACTTGGCAAAGAATCCAGGTGGCTATTGTGGTTTAGGTGGTACGAACGTGGCTTGTCCAGTGGGATTGATGGCAGGTTAGTACAACATAGGGGTGCGTTAGTAACGCACCCTATCTATAGAGAATCTTTATAGAAATATCTAAAAATAAAGTTAATAAGTACTCAACTAATTTTATTTTTCTTGACGCGATCGCAATAAATATCTTTAAAGTTTCATTTCAATAACAGATAAAGTTTTTCTTAAAATTTCTTGACTCCGCTCTCTACCCTTAGGTCTTTGTTCGTAAAGCTTTTTACCAACAAGTAATCTATCGCGAGTTAGATGAGAATTTTTCCCCTTCTCGTTTGAATTGCAATAGTCAAAGACTTCCACTGTCTGAATAATAGCAATTCTCGATTGCGTGCGTGACGTTTGTAGGGGGCGCACATCTGTGCGCCCCCTACTACGGATCGTGTGTTTTACCCAATTAAAAAACGCTATAAAAACTAATTTCACACAGACCTTGCTGCACGAATAACTATTTCAAATCTAACCATAGAGCTATTTTATATTTACTGAAAACACATCTATCTTTGGAGGATTAACAAAAATTAACAAACTCGTATATGATAAGGGAGGTTTGCTTAAAATGCCCTCAAGTTTGGCTTGTCTACTTCTACGTTTGCTAAGGATTCTACTCTGACATGGTTGCATCGATTCCGAACCCTTTACAACAAAGTGCTTTAAACCAAAGTGAAACGGGATTGAATATTAGTTATTCATATAACTACAAGGGAATTGTAATTGCCTTAACGATTATCGTGACTTGGATAGCTAGCTTAGGCTTTCTCCTCTCAAGTCATCTAGAAAAACTGGGAATCTGGGGAATTCTATTGGCTATAGTTTGGCAAACATTTTTGTATACAGGCTTATTTATTACCGCCCATGATGCCATGCATGGACTAGTCGCTCCAAATCATCTCCACATAAATCGCTGGTTTGGTAGAGTAGCTGTAAATTTATATGCTTTATTTCCTTACAATCGATTGCTGCAAAAACACTGGGCGCATCACCGACATCCAGCCAGTCAACTCGATCCCGATTTTCACAACGGCAAGCAGAAAAACTTTTTTGCTTGGTACTTATACTTTATTAAAAATTATTGGTCCTGGAGACAGATCGTTGGATTAACCATCCTTTTTCACAGCGCGAACGTATTTTTAAATATATCTAGAACCCACCTCATTTTATTTTGGGCGTTACCAGCAATTCTCAGTTCGGTACAGTTGTTTTACTTTGGTACGTTCTTAACTCACAGAGAACCAAGAGCAGGCTACGAAAATATTCATCGCGCCCAATCAACTCATATAGTGCCTTTCTGGTCGTTTCTTGCTTGCTACCACTTCGGATATCACGAAGAACATCACGAATATCCCCAAGTTCCTTGGTGGAAATTACCAGAAGTCTATAGGATGAAAAGAGAAGAATCAGTTGTCAGTTAACAGTTATCAGTTATCAGTTACTAGTGACTGGTGATTGGATAAGGGTTGAGCTCTCATCGCCACTATCTAGATTGCTTATGACCACGCACCACGCACCATGCACCACTCACCACGCGCCAGTGGCGCTGACAATTGCTGGATCGGATAGCGGTGGCGGGGCTGGAATTCAAGCAGATCTGAAAACTTTCGCCTTCCATTGCGTACACGGTACGAGTGCGATTACTTGTATCACGGCTCAAAATACTCTGGGTGTTACGCGAGTTGATGCTTTACCTCCTGCTGCTGTTGTCGCTCAAATTCAGGCGGTGGTTGAGGATATCGGGGTTCAAGGTGTAAAAACTGGGATGTTGCTCAACCGGGAAATTATTACAGCTGTATCTCAGCAAGTTGAGAGCTTAAGTATAGACAAATTGGTTGTCGATCCCGTAATGGTGTCGCGCACGGGAGCGCAGTTAATTGACGATGCAGCGGTAACAAGTTTGCGATCGCAACTCATTCCTCTAGCAACCATAGTTACCCCTAACCGCTATGAAGCACAAATTTTGAGCGGGAGAGAAATTCATAGCTTAGACGATATGAAAGCTGCGGCTGAGGACATTTTTCGCCGGACGGGAGCAAAGGCTGTGTTAGTTAAGGGTGGAGGAATGTTAGGAGAGGCGCGCGGGGTTGATGTTTGGTTTGATGGCGATCGCTTGGAGATCATCACGACAACCCAAGTCGATACAAAGAACACCCACGGTACGGGTTGTACCCTAGCCGCCGCGATCGCCGCCAATCTCGCTTTGGGGAAAGAGCCATTAGCCGCTGTACGACAAGCAAAAGAATACGTTACCACAGCCTTGAAACACGCCCTCAACATTGGCAAGGGACAAGGACCTGTCGGGCATTTCTTTCCCCTGAAGGAGAATTGGTAATTGGTAAGTCGTAAGTCGTAAGTCGGAATTAACTGACAACTGATAACTGATAACTGAAAAATATTACAAATTAGCTGTGAAAGTAGCAAAATCTGGCTAAACTGGTGGCGAATATTTCTTTTGACGGCGCTAACCATGCGATCTAGCTCCAGCTCTGCTCATCATCATCCAACATCTCATAACTATATGCCCTCTGTGCCACTTTCGGTCTATCGGGAATTGGCATTGGAGTTGCAAGCTACCCAGGAGACAATTGACGCTCTCAAGTCGCAAAATCAGCAGCTAGCCAGACAAAATCAACACCTCCGCCAAGAAATTGAAAAAGTCGTACAGCACGTTTCCTATCTACAACAAGTGGTTGATACGACTGTGGCGAACCAAATAGAAAACGATCGCCCCGAACGAGAGGAGCGAGTCAAACCAAAGCGATCGCCGTCTGGTCGTGCCGGACACCAAGGCGGTGTAACAATGAAAACTGGCGGCGGACATGCTTCAGAATTTGTCGCAGTTGAAGAAGTTGACGCGGATAATCACTATCACCGTTCCCAATCGGACGCAGCTCGAATGAATGGCTGGGGATTAGCGATCGCAGTTTCAATCGTAGTCGTGACAGCATTTAGTACTGGATTTCTCCTGGTTCGCCCTCTAACATCCAATCGTTGAGCGATCGCACTGACTGCCTTCTTCTAAAAAATGTATTAATTAATACGATACTTCACACTAGAGGATGATACGACAAATAAGTTCCAGCTATTGCATTTGGGATCGATCGAGTGTAGAAAAACAGGATGGAGGCAATCTACGCAGCAATTCAAACAGTGCGATCGCACTCAAACTAAGAGATAATTTTCCTTTGGTGAATCACAGCAGTAAAACACACCAATATAAAACGATAAACAAACGGGAGTGAGAAAATTGAAAAAGGTAGAAGCAATTATCCGACCCTTTAAACTCGATGAAGTGAAAATTGCCCTGGTTAACGCTGGTATTGTGGGCATGACGGTTTCAGAAGTCCGAGGCTTTGGACGACAAAAAGGACAAACAGAACGCTATCGCGGTTCCGAGTATACGGTAGAGTTTCTGCAAAAACTCAAAGTAGAGATCGTCATCGAAGACGCACAGGTAGACATGGTAGTAGACAAAATCATCGCCGCCGCCCGTACAGGGGAGATTGGCGATGGCAAGATCTTTATCAGCCCTGTAGAAGAAGTTGTCCGCATTCGGACGGGTGAAAAGAATCTGGAGGCAGTTTAGGCAGTTATCAGTTATCAGTTATCAGTGACTAGTGGCTAGTGGCTAGTGACTAGAAAAGAGTCTAGCCGCTAGTCACTATCCACGCACCACTCTTGCAACTGGGGAATCAGGGCTTGAAAGGCTCGTCCGCGATGGCTGATTTCGTGTTTCAGTTGGGGTGGCATTTCGGCAAATGTCATTTGCCGCTCGGGAACGTAGAAAATCGGATCGTAGCCAAAGCCTCCTATCCCCCGTGGTGCAGTCAAAATTTCACCGCGACAAATGCCTTCGGCTTGCAGGACGATCGCACCATCGGGACGGGCGATCGCGATCGCGCAGACAAATTGCGCCTGTCTATTTGTCGCTTCTCCTAGCTCCTGTAGAACCCGTTCGATCCTCTCGGCATCGGTTTTAGCATAACGGGCAGAGTAGATCCCAGGAGCGCC harbors:
- the msrA gene encoding peptide-methionine (S)-S-oxide reductase MsrA, whose product is MMIFGFGKKIAMPSPQEALPGRSQAMPVPQTHYTNGNPLKPPYPAGMETAMFGMGCFWGAERKFWQLDGVFITAVGYAAGYTPNPTYKEVCSGMTGHNEVVFVVYDPKVISYEQLLKVFWENHDPTQGMRQGNDVGTQYRSGIYVYSDEQKELAIATRDTYQQALTQAGYDKITTEIIDAPEFYWAEEYHQQYLAKNPGGYCGLGGTNVACPVGLMAG
- the crtW gene encoding beta-carotene ketolase CrtW; this translates as MVASIPNPLQQSALNQSETGLNISYSYNYKGIVIALTIIVTWIASLGFLLSSHLEKLGIWGILLAIVWQTFLYTGLFITAHDAMHGLVAPNHLHINRWFGRVAVNLYALFPYNRLLQKHWAHHRHPASQLDPDFHNGKQKNFFAWYLYFIKNYWSWRQIVGLTILFHSANVFLNISRTHLILFWALPAILSSVQLFYFGTFLTHREPRAGYENIHRAQSTHIVPFWSFLACYHFGYHEEHHEYPQVPWWKLPEVYRMKREESVVS
- the thiD gene encoding bifunctional hydroxymethylpyrimidine kinase/phosphomethylpyrimidine kinase, which translates into the protein MTTHHAPCTTHHAPVALTIAGSDSGGGAGIQADLKTFAFHCVHGTSAITCITAQNTLGVTRVDALPPAAVVAQIQAVVEDIGVQGVKTGMLLNREIITAVSQQVESLSIDKLVVDPVMVSRTGAQLIDDAAVTSLRSQLIPLATIVTPNRYEAQILSGREIHSLDDMKAAAEDIFRRTGAKAVLVKGGGMLGEARGVDVWFDGDRLEIITTTQVDTKNTHGTGCTLAAAIAANLALGKEPLAAVRQAKEYVTTALKHALNIGKGQGPVGHFFPLKENW
- a CDS encoding P-II family nitrogen regulator — its product is MKKVEAIIRPFKLDEVKIALVNAGIVGMTVSEVRGFGRQKGQTERYRGSEYTVEFLQKLKVEIVIEDAQVDMVVDKIIAAARTGEIGDGKIFISPVEEVVRIRTGEKNLEAV
- the rdgB gene encoding RdgB/HAM1 family non-canonical purine NTP pyrophosphatase, with the translated sequence MNPKSKIQNLKSLVVATGNPGKLKEMQAYLTDLDWELTLKPQDLEVEETGDTFVANACLKASQVAKATGKWAIADDSGLQVDALGGAPGIYSARYAKTDAERIERVLQELGEATNRQAQFVCAIAIARPDGAIVLQAEGICRGEILTAPRGIGGFGYDPIFYVPERQMTFAEMPPQLKHEISHRGRAFQALIPQLQEWCVDSD